TTTGTCTTAGGAGTCCGATATTCCAGACTATATATTTTTACAATACCCCCCATGGACATTATACAGTTTGAGATTTTTAGGTATCAGTGGTTGAGTGTGCTCAATTCTCACTGAAAACACAATCCTGCCAAGGCAAAATCTGAGCTACTTGTAAGCGTCATAATTAGAGGGAATGATTTGTcaccatgtgtgtctgtgtgcacacaGAGTTACCATTTCTTtgggatgcttttgaaaaaagtCACTGGGAGGGTCATTATAGGGAAGTGTTCCTCCAAAGCCCAAATCTGAGTAGCCCCAGGAGGCTCAGTTCTCTCCCCATGTTACTATTCAACAGTCATATGAAAGTTATTGGGACAGATGGTGAGACAACACAGGCTGAAATGCCAGCAGTACACAGCTTAACACCCAGCTCTATCTCCTTTATGTCAAATATAAACAGCACCATCTCCCAGCTCTCTCAGTGCTTAGCTAAAATCAGCCCCTGAAAGATGAGCCGCTGGTTAACACTGAATCAAGACTGAGGTGATGCtcatagaaaaacaaacaaatccttcGAAAAACCTGCCTCCTCTGTAACATTCCCGATTATCAAGGGCATGTACCCTCAGATTACTTCACAGTACTGATGCCCAAACAGACACGCTGTAAAAAAGAATCCATCTTCCCTCTGCACACTACCTAGAGATTGCTTCCCATGCTATGGGGCTCAAGCTTGGCTAGAAAGATCCATACGCGACTCCTGGGGAAatttgcaccaaaaaaaaaattaagaattcgGTGTCCTTCCATGACTTCTAATACAAACACGGACAAGCAAGCCAGCACACCAATCACCCTATAAACGAATACAGCTATTTACCCTGCAGCctgggaaaagaaaaaatgattgttcctgttatttctattttttaaacacatggggggggtgagggtgggcgCTTAACACACTACAGAGATCTAGATCACTAGAAAGCTGGGTGCaggcaaacaatatgtattttaatatgggtCAGGGTAAATGCATACAGCTGGGAACAAAGATACTTTCAGGatgggaactctatcctgggaaggagtgagtttgaaaaagatttggggggtgtggtggataatcagctgaacatgagcttcaagtgtgacgctgtggccaaaagagctaatgcaatcctgggatgcataaattgGGGAATCCTGAGAaagagtagagagattattttacctttgtatttggcactacTGTGacctgctgctggaatactatgttcAGTTCCGATGCCCACCATTCAagcaggatgttgataaattggaaaaggttcagagaagagccatgagaatgattagaggATTAGAAGACATGCTTCACAGTGAGAGCTCCATCTtgttagtttaacaaagagaaggttaaggggtaacttggTTACAGTCTAAgcatacctacatggggaacacattGAATAACTGCttcttcaatctggcagagaaaggtataacaagaaccagtggctagaagttgaagctagacaaattcagactgcaaataaaaggtgtacatttttaaccgTGAGAGtaaaaccattggaacaatttaccaagggtcatgttggattctccatcactgatgatttttaaataaaaaaaagattggattttttttttttttaaacagatctgctctagaaattattttgggaaggTTCTCATGCACCCACTGTTTAGTAAGCAGGGCTGGTTAGGGCCTATACAACACTGCTGCTCCTGAAGCCTTTGTAGAGGGAGTGGAAGGAAAACAGCATTCAATAGACGGAagcatttctcccccccccacagctttCTGCCATGCTGCTCTGTCAGGGATGGACCCAGCAATGCACCAGGACAGTGGTTTAAAGGGTTTGCGTATGCTTCCAGTTTTGTCAGATCCTGTTACTCTATGTTACTTTGAAACCCATAACCACTAACAGTTGTTACCTCAGAGGGGAGGGAGTCTGTCAAGGATTATATCTTAGCATAAAAACACCAGTTGTGAAGATCTGACCTACGCTGATGGAATACACGACTAGCATAACCATAGTCTGTCAGTAACCCAATCTTTAAACTTGTAAAGGAATAGTAAGTTAACTCTACTTACACCTTAGGCTTACTAAAACCAATGAAAATTGAACAAGAAATACATGTAGGCAAAACCAAAGATTGAACAATTATCTTTTAGTGACTTTCCAGCTTCAATGatgattaggcttggaaggatttgaatTTTGTCAGTAAACATAATTTCACTATATACAtgcaaaccaatgaaaaaaaggTTTCCTTTGATGatcactgaaatttacagatagacaaaataagaaaaatgctgcttgaaaacttaagagtttgatttaaggatgtttactttgactattttgacatatgatgctGACaagttgtgttttaatggtttttgaatctcaacatctactgtcattagaTAATTATTGTCACACCTCTCCCAATTTCCGgtaactgtgaacatttaaattgataaaaacagCAAAAGTGCTCAAAATCCATAATTTTGTACCACTATGAAAAATTTACATTGATGAAAATAAAAGCGTTAAAAATAAACTGATATCTGTCAAgagttataaaaaataaaaacctaattCTTCCAAACCTACTTATGATCAATGATTCTTTGTAAATTGGCAGCAGCTTAGATCAGTCCAGTTATTTATTTGGCTGTTACTTAGCAAGTATGCTAAATCCAGTTGGGTTTATTAGTCATTATAATGGTAAAACTTACTTCCTgcagctatttatttattttcctataGCAACTAAAACCACACAAATTCACCAATCTCTACAGATGGCATATACATGTCTtaatagccaggatgggtagggatgcaacaccatgctctgagtgtccctagcttctgattgccagaagctgggagtggacagggaatggatcacttgatgattgcctgttttgttcattccctctgaagcacctggcataggccacggtcagaagacaggatactgggctaggtggaccattggtctgacccaatatggccattcttatgttcttaatagtCACCAATAACCAATTTTATCACAAACATGTCAATGAAAGTCACTGGTAGGCTAATATTTCTAGCCTCGTAAAGAGTTTTATGAATTAATAGCAACAAAATAAGATATACTCCAGTTTCATGAGGTAAAGCATTAGAAAGCCGAGATTGCTGTGTCCATATGACAATATACATGGATTTAAGAAAAGCTTCAATTTCCCCCCACTAGATGGCGTGTCTCAATTACTAATCTGCACTGGAATTCAACCTTTTAAAAAGCAAGATACTTCCTCCCTTTGCTACAGTTTTCCATCATGTTTGCTTTCCCCTTTAAAGCCAgacagtttaagaaaaaaaaaaatgggggggggggagggaagataaTTTTAGCTAAAAATACACCATCTGCCTGTGAAAAAAATCTAGCTTGATTCTGTCACATCTACAATGAAGCAGGTTAATAACCAGCATTGGAGCAGATGGTTTCTTTATATAAATATGCCCATCTCCCCACAGTGACTCTTCTTCAGCTGCTTCCTGAAACTGCTGGCACTGCTTTACCTTGTTTCCTAGGTGACGACTGTCTCTTACACTCAGCCCAGACATTATGCAGCTGGAATGGATTTTAGAAGTTGCTATCTCCTGCCCATGACTGCTTCCAATCTCTACAAGGGATGCTGTGGTGGACAGACATCTCTGTGCCAAAGAACAGCAACAGATGGATGTTAATAAATTAGCTTACAACTGCCCTTTTGCTGCAAACTTGATCATCTGGAGCAGAGTTCTGAACCCAGCCAAATCCTCTGACAAGACCAAACAACAAATATAGTTGCAAACTCAAACTGCAGGATTGTAGGCCAGAGGCGTAGGGGATGAAACTGGATCTTCTGGCAATGTTCAGTGAAGTTCTGCCAACGTGGATTGGGACAAACATTTAAGCGTGGCTACTTTGAAAAGGgactctgtaaaaatggcattgagAACTCCATTCTCCGTATCAAGTGTTCTCAATTTACAAGTAGaaagatatttttctcactgcCAACCCCAGAAACTCAGGTTGGACTGAGATTTGAGCTGCATTCCTTGCTTCTTGTGCACGATCAAAAGTAATAATATGCTCTGAACGCCAAATTAGGTTTTTGGCACAGTGACACCCATGCAGTCTCACTGCCTTCAGGAGTTTATCTGCATCCGTGCTTTGAACTAGATGATGGTGCTGAGAAAATTCAGCTCACTTTCTTTTGGCGCTGCAAGAGGTTTCGATTTTGGTCATCTGCTTATTTAAAAATGACTCATCTATGTTCACTGCAACCCAGTGTGTTATTGTGATTAAGTTATAAGCAACACCCTGGGGGTTCAGCCATTGCGATCACTCAATCATCTGAATGCTCTGACATCACAACAGAGCCTCTATTAGACCACCCTAACTGTGGGGTcactgtgctgggagcagagagagatggagaacTGGTTGAGATTATTGAAATGCATAATAAAACAAAGTGATGTGCTTAGGAAACTTCAGTTTGTGAGATGCAAAATGACAGCCCTGAAGCCCAGAGTAATCCATTGAAGATAGTCACACTCTGCCCCAACAATACGCCTCAAGTCTATGGGAGAAAGAGGAACCTGTGGGTAGTCCAGTCTACATACGGACCTTTTCCAGTTGCCAGCAAGGATGCTTTTAACGGGTTCTGATTCCTGACGGTCAACTGAAGTTAATATGATTTAAGTGTTGTCCTGAATCAGAGCCATCATGGGGACACCTGCCTCCAGGAGACAGCGGGGCCTAGTGAATAGCATGCTGGACTAGGACTCAAGGGACGtgggttctgccactgatctgttGAGTGACCTTCAACAAGCCACTCCacctgttcctcagtttccccatgcgtAAAATGTAAAGCACGCTGAAGCCATACGCATTTTTGTTAGAACAAAAGAACTGAAGCCAGCACCTCATTTTACATGGACCACTTTACAATCAGATATCAAATTACCCTCAAGTTACTACTGATCTTGGCTGGATTTAAATTGACGATCCTGATGTGAAAGGCTGTGTGTCTCATGAACTATCCAATCATTGTCATTTGCTATCCCTCTTTGGCAATGTCTCATTTTAAGTGTTGTGGCTATGAAGGCAACTACTTCAATTTACAGTTTTCTACAGCTTGCCCAACTTGTGCACAGTGATATTTCTAAAACAGATACCAGATTGTATGAAAACATGTAAGATTACATTTATCCGAAAACCTTCGAAAAAGCCAACTATATTACAAGCACCCTGCAAATTAAACTGTACTCTCCTGCTTTGGTATTATTATGCACTGAGACTGGTCCAGTTATAATCCACTTCTGTTCGGCTTTCCACTTTACTGGAAAGAACTACTAAAGACAGTGACACTCAAGCTTGCCCATGAACTCTGCAGGGGAAAATCAAAACAGGCTTACTCATAGCATGTTACATTTGTACAAAGTAAATTAGCTAAACCCAACACACTTGGTAAACTGTCAATAAAACACACCTTTCCCCAGCCAGATGGCAAATTTTAGAagcctgaccaaaaaaaaaaaaatttattttgattttactaCTAGGGAAAGAATATAATATAAAAACCATTTCATTTCTTGTACATTTTTACATATAAAAGAAGGCACCTTTGTACAGTTTGTATATGCGAGCTTGTCTTACGTTTCAATATAAATAGTGGAAAATCAGAAGATAAGCATAATTTCATCTAGAGTCTGCAGCTTCAACATGTGTAGAAAACCATCCCAAATCATTATTCAATAGTTAGACATAATAAAACAACGTGCCTCATATTTGCTCATATTTCAGTTCACAGTTCCGATGTACCTGATTTGTTTTAAAGCAAAACACATAAAAACATGATATTCCATCAGGGTGCAGGGGTACATTATTTTCTATCATAAGACATACATATATTACGCTACTGCAGCACAGAAAAAAGTTAGCTCTGGCTTTAAAGAGAATTAATTTGAACTGAAGATTTGTTGATTATACTACACCACCTTGAAAATACTTTAAAGAAAGTATCACTTAACACCTGCAGTTCAGATTCAACAAATTTCAGTCAGAgcaaagcatttttcttctacaagCCAATGCTGAGATGACAACCCCAATTCTGCAGTTGGATGGGAGATGCCAGCCACAACCATTTTAGCCTTCTGAGTCTAGCCTTTCCATACAAGGATAGCAGGAGCAACCTAGCGGTGCACATTTTGTCCAGCTGTTGCAATAAGGTTCAGCTAGGCATCTGTAAGACTTGTATGTGACTAAAAGACTCAATAATTAGGATAAAGTTGTAGCAGGGAATGAAGAAAAGTTTGAGAAGATATTTAACTTCTCAGTAGCAGTCCCTTCATTCTTGCAACCTTTACAGTCCATGatagtgggtaaaattttcaagagtgcccAAGTGACTTTGGGCTTAAATCCCTCTTAAAAGTGGAACCTAGGAGCCTAAGTTACTACACTGACACTGAAAATTTTCCCCAATGATAGTTGGTGTGAGAAACATAGCTCCTTTAATGCTTTATGATCTCGatttcagttttcaatacacAGTACTTTAAACGGCACAGCAAATCAGTTTAAGATAATACAGTAATTTAATTCTAGATTCACAAAAACCAAAATAATATTTATATCTGCCTACTGCATTTACTTAACTTTATAATTAGCTGCACTAACTAGTAATCGTTATGTTAAATAAAAGATCACAGTTGTCAAAATAAAATTCCCCTCACTGTAAAGTGAAAAAACACACTCTGAAAAGGTTTACTCTCCATACCGTATTTCTGCTCTTAGCTCATGTGAAAGATAATTTATTAGCACTGctgccaacttctgttggagggCGGCATTTCCCATTACAAGTGCAGTCAACTGTGCAGCATCAGTCCAGTCTAAGTTCCTGATAATAGCGAAGGCATCTTCATAGAGCTTCTGTTGCTCAGCAGGAGGCAGTTCCAGTATAATCTGAGGGATTGGCTTAAACTGTCCAGCAGTCATCCAAGCACCAAATAAACCACCAACTGCACCCCCTAGAAAATCAATGAAGATGTAATTAGTCAGTCTCcactttttaattattaaatttCAAACCCTACCCAACAATAACCAGGCTTCAAACAACACTGGTGCTGCTGTCTCTATCGGAAGTTAATGAAGAGAGTTGGGAGGCCAAGGCACATTTACTTTAATGGTTATATATAAAACAAGTTAAAGGTGGCCAAAAAGAGTTTCCATGACTTTAAGTCAGCTCCCATCGCAAAACAATTCTTAACACAATCAGTACTAATAACTTAAAGCCCTAAatcagtgaaaaaaaatcatcctttaTGGCCCTGACTGATCTCTTCAGGAGAAGACAGAAGATCACAGATTCTGGATAAgacagattttttaaataaagccctCTGGTCAAGGAAACCATGAGATAAATCATACGTTGGTGGCCAAAGTTAATTTACTTCTCTCTCTCATTACAAATCCACAGCACGGTACACGTTTTCTGCCTCTGTTAAACAGGGCTTATTACTCTCGTTCCTTCATAAAGTCCCTGCATGGCTGGTGCTTATATGATGCCAAACAGGAAACAAACCCAACAGTTTGGGGAGTACTGATTTAGAGACAGTCACCCTATTGATTACTGAATCAGCACTTTCTCACTGGTCAGGCAGTACCATGGATTCCAAAACATGCTCTTCTCTTTTGTATAGAGCTGATCTGTCCCCTCCCAAgaatactgggggtgggggatcctATGTGGCTGTCAAGGTGATCATTGTGCCTACTCCAGGGGGAAGTTTCAATAGTACAGATCTATAATGGGTGCTCCCTTTCAAAAGGGAATCAATCCCAAACTGTAAAGTAATTCTCTTTAACATAACAGAGCAAATGTAAAGTCTTGAATAATTTACACCACTGCCAGGAGTGTCCTGGTTAGCTTAGCTGCCTCAGGTTTCCAAAATGGATTCCAAAACCACACTCCTCAGCTTCCAGAAGCCTCACTCTCAGGGTCTGCTCCTAGATCATCATTTATATACCCATTTCACTAGACAAAAATTTCTTAATTTGCAAATTTTACTGAGCTTGCAACTCTTCCGGTGATGCTAGTGAAATGCTTGAAAGCCTACAATGGCTGCATTCATCTGCATCACACCTTTATTAGATCATCAATACCTGATTTAGGGAGCACtacatggaaaaaataaataaataaaataaaaatcacagatGTGGCTCTTAGACTGGAAGATTTCTTACACAATCATTTGTTTTCTTCAGTTAACATTCACCAATTCACTCCCCTCAAAGGGATCCAAGCAACTGATCTAGGCACTGGAAAGCAAGATAAACTGCACGTTTCTCAGGGGGCAAATACAGCAAGGGAACTCATCATATGACTTCCTCACAGCCAGGGATAATGACAACCCTCCTGTCCAGTTTACAGTAAAAGAATAATGCAGCCATAATTAGTGCATATTCCTGCTAAAACTTAAAGTGCCTCCATAACCAAGCTAAAACTTTAGAATGTTCAGTCACAGGTCACTTACTTCTACAGTGTAATAATTTAGATAAAATCAGAGTCCTCTGATTCAGTTACAGCTGCATACAAACAAGGACACACAAGCACTCAGTCTCCCTTCCAAAGAATGCACTTGTTGCAATGTCCCTAGCAGCTATGACAGGAAGACAGTCACTTAAACTGGGGTATATAGGACATGCACCTTTTAGTTTTAAGGTAGCTGTCccgtttttatttatttattttttaaatttatttgtgGCTGTAACAGGTTGGTTTCATTTGATGATTTCTATAATTCCAGTTTAAGTATTTGGACAGCTACATTCTTCTTAGTACTTCCTACTGGTCTCGATATTATAAATTTCTTACAACCATTTGGTTTTACCTATTTCTTACTGAAAAGTTTAGTAGCATCTTTGTAACAAGACTTTTTTCTGATAATTAATTAAGATGGGTGTTTGTAATGCTGGTAGCTTTACAGTTTCTCTTTGTATCTCCGGCTGTGCTGTTAtatgtttattttgtatttctacAATGCCCTTTTGTGGCATTAAAGCTAGTTTATGAATGAAGTCACTTGGGCCCCAATTATTCAAACACACGAGCAGATGTACAACTTTACTCATGTAAGTATTCCCATTGAGGTGTATGGGACTGCTCATGCGACTAAATGTACACGCGTGGCTCAAGTGTTTGAAGGATTAGGGCACAAGTGACATCAGTAGTAATCTAGCTTTAACGCCACAAAAGGTTATTAATAAAGGAGATATCTGGAATTCTCTCTTCTGTATCTCTCATTGCTACTAAGCTCAGGGCTTTAGTATCATTTTTGTTATACAGAGAAACGCTAATTGACAGGGAACATGGGACTCTGAAAAAACTAAATATATCCAGCATGATAACAAGCACActacaaaattttaaataaataaaaccttacTGTCAGGAGGATATTTTTATTAAGGAAAGATTCTCACGCCCCTTGATATGGTTAGACTGGAAAGATTTCCTCCCCCTCACTTTATACCCAAATGAAATACATTTCCTTAAGGGGTAAAATTGGGAATCTCCAACCCATTTTTCTCTATTTATCAAAGGTCTGTAGGAAATGATCTAACAGTTCCTTCATGGGGCTCCACTTCAGCCATGAATTTAAGCCGAAGCACTCGACATATAGAGTATCTTTTCACTGTCAGAAAGTATTATGAAAACCTGCTTTACCGTCTAGTTAAACCACGTCACACATCAATTCTTTAATTCCTTAGTTCAACACCTCCTCTTATTATGAGCCAAACCCTCTTTCCTTGTATGGTAGAGTGTATTTACCTACAGCTATTCCAGGTGGACCACCCATTAAGCCCCCGACAAATGCTGTTGCACCCGCTACTAGAGCTCCTCGTCCAGAATGCCTGACAGCAGCCTTCATCTTCCTCTCTTCAGAGATACGGCACAATAGGCGCATCACATCATTAACGTCGATTGGCATCTTGGCTAGTTAGGACCctgaaaagatatattttaaggtCAAGTTTATAAAAAAGGATCAGCTCTTGGAATAACATTTCTTCTTCCAAAAGAAGACAGAGACCAAAAGTTTTGCAAATAGCAATGAAACAGGAATGCAGCaatgaaaagcaaaagaaacaggtGACAGGTGTTGCATACTTCCAAACGTATTTGGTTTCGTGCAGATTTTTTAATCTGGTCAAAATCACAgtaatgaaacatttttaaatgttctgcCTATTTGTATAGGGTGTTGTCTTGAGCCTTAAACAACTGTCATGTCCATTCAACGTTGCCAACAGCTACATGTGAGAAAAGAAACAGGCAATGACTCGGTCTTACATCAAGTTATGATCAGAAGATTATAATTTACAGgcatccttaattctggcatttcctaactttgcaaCATTAATAGCATATTTTTCAATGAAGGTTTGTGTGTGCGTAATATACATTTAACAAGTCAATTTAACAAGTCAATTCCTTACTTTCTTGTAAAGACAGGCCCTGTAGATGTAGAAGTGGAAGTAAAGAGTGTCAGAGagaagtgagatttttttcacCTTAACTTTAAATTTGAAAGCTATTTCATAATGAAGATCCCTTTCCGTAACATTTACGAGGGCAATGAAAAATGTTCATATTATGCTAGTACATAAGAGCCCCAGTCAGGGGATTTGACCTTATTGAGCTAGGTGCCGTAAAAACAGAACAACAAACAGTCACTGCCCCAGAGCATTTTACAATCTAGGTGTTGATTCACTGCAGCTGCCTCATCCAAGCCCACAAGTGAGGGAGTGTGTGAAAAGgagcccccagagctgcaggaggatACCGGAGGTGAAAGAGGtagatgggggggagaggggaggggtgtgATGTGGAAATGAAAGGGGGCTAGGAGGTAGGTGAGATATGAGGCCGAAATTAATTGAGGTCAGGCCAGGAAGGTACAGAAATGACATGGGTTGGAGCATGTGCCTAATTTATCGACATGGGTGAGGGCCAAGGGCAGATGTAGGGCACAGGGTGCAATATAATTAACATTTGTAAGTTTTGGGAGGTAGCCGCTGAGCCACCAGCAGCACTTTATGCAATTTTAGACAAATGTAAAATCTACTGTTTACCACAAGATGCTACTGGGTATGTATAAGGCAGGGGAAAtactttaatatatatttttaaatatcactgtTTCTCTATGTGTTCTTTGTCTGTGTCTAAATAAAGAAGTTTCCATGCACTACTGTATTACTGTATTCTATATATTGCTCAGATGCACTGTACTGACATACATTGCTTCTACATCTACATATATTCTTAATTATCTTCTCAATGAGACTGTTGCATAGAGAAGTAGACTGAAGACTGAACTTTTCATCCTGGTGCAGTGATAAACAGTAAAAATAGTTTCTAGATGAGGAGCAACAGCTGGCAGCAGGGTAGATAAAAattaatgattttatttaaaacagattttgataaaatgctttgaggaaaaaaacctatctaaagatagttttaattaagatacattatagctcaaagatctctcatcatgCAATAAAgattataaattttaattctatagtatgagaatatattcatgtaatgttt
The DNA window shown above is from Natator depressus isolate rNatDep1 chromosome 12, rNatDep2.hap1, whole genome shotgun sequence and carries:
- the C12H19orf12 gene encoding protein C19orf12 homolog isoform X1; this encodes MPIDVNDVMRLLCRISEERKMKAAVRHSGRGALVAGATAFVGGLMGGPPGIAVGGAVGGLFGAWMTAGQFKPIPQIILELPPAEQQKLYEDAFAIIRNLDWTDAAQLTALVMGNAALQQKLAAVLINYLSHELRAEIRFSICEMGIMLLTSGRHFKIC
- the C12H19orf12 gene encoding protein C19orf12 homolog isoform X2; this encodes MPIDVNDVMRLLCRISEERKMKAAVRHSGRGALVAGATAFVGGLMGGPPGIAVGGAVGGLFGAWMTAGQFKPIPQIILELPPAEQQKLYEDAFAIIRNLDWTDAAQLTALVMGNAALQQKLAAVLINYLSHELRAEIRYGE